The sequence AATTAATATATTTTTTGGTAACAGAATTGGTAACAATCAAGGTATCCTGGCAAATGTGACATAGCCCGAATGTCCCACCCTGGTCGTAGACGGACGCGTCCCTCTTTCGCTAAAGGATATTTCACGCTGGGTACATTCAAAGGTGACAACCTCTTCAAGTTCGATCATACTGATGGCATTACGCACATCCTTTGCCTGTTCCACAAAAGGTGAGAACACCACGCAAAAACCGCCCGGGTTCAACACTTCAGGCACAAGCGGTACAACATCGGATGCATGTTGCAGATCAAGGGTGACCACATCAAAGGTCTCATCAATTGAATGTATCTCCTGCAGTATATCCCCATATCGCACATCCACATTATCAAGACCTGCAAGGGCGATATTAGACCTGGCCACATCCAGGAAATCCTGCCTGGCCTCATACGATAGCACCCTTTTTGCTATAAGTCCTAGATAAATAGCAAGGATGCCCGAGCCAGTGCCTGCATCCAGTACAGTGTCTTGTTTATTCAGACCGGTATGGGATATGATCATACCGATGTCCTTTGGATTTACAGGCGCTCCGGTTCTTTTCAACTTCCCAAAAAAATCAGGGGCCCTTGGACAGCGTGTCTTTAATTCAAATCCCAGGTGCGATGCAATAGGATCACCGTACTCCATTTCAAGCA is a genomic window of ANME-2 cluster archaeon containing:
- a CDS encoding methyltransferase domain-containing protein, with product MKTGNPVLLKGSGKNYFVTAGNGDLHTEVGVFKLDRLLEMEYGDPIASHLGFELKTRCPRAPDFFGKLKRTGAPVNPKDIGMIISHTGLNKQDTVLDAGTGSGILAIYLGLIAKRVLSYEARQDFLDVARSNIALAGLDNVDVRYGDILQEIHSIDETFDVVTLDLQHASDVVPLVPEVLNPGGFCVVFSPFVEQAKDVRNAISMIELEEVVTFECTQREISFSERGTRPSTTRVGHSGYVTFARIP